DNA from Nitrospirota bacterium:
GCGGTTTATGCCTGGATTTCCCAAAAATGGCCTGAGGGGTTTTTCGACCTCCATCCAGGCTACGGCTCGATCCATCATCTGATTCTGGAATACGAGCAGTTACCTGAATATGAATAACATGGAAAATTCTAAAATACAGCGGAGAAAAGGCGTTTTAATTGCTGGAACCCACAGCGGGGCAGGAAAAACCACCGTGACGTTAGCCATTTTGGAAGCGTTAACCCGAAGGGGCTTTTCCATTCAAGCTTTTAAGGCAGGTCCCGATTATCTTGACCCGACCTTTCATGAAATTGCGACCGGGAGGCCTTCCAGAAACCTCGACGGATGGATGATGGGGAGAGAGAACGTTCTGAGGAGCTTTAGACAGAACACGCAGGATGTGGACTTTTCCGTTATTGAAGGAGTCATGGGGCTTTATGACGGACTCAGGGGGAGGTCGGAGGAGGGAAGTTCGGCTCAAATTGCCCAATGGCTTTCCGTTCCCGTGATTTTAGTTTTGGACGCGAAAGGGCTCGCCAGGACAGCCGCTTCCGTTGTTTCGGGGTGTCAGAAATTCGACCCCGGAATCCAAATTCAAGGGGTCATTTTTAACCGGATTGGGAGCAAAAACCACCTGGAAATTTTGAAGGAATCAGTGGAGTCCTATTGCAAAGTAAAAGTCCTGGGAGGGATTCCCTTAGACGCCTCAATGACCATTCCTGAACGTCACCTTGGTCTTGTTCAGGCGAAAGAAAGTCTGTCGGAAATGATGCGGAAGAGGCTCGCCGAGATGGCTGAGGCCAATCTTCAACTAGACGAACTTCTCAAAATGGAATGCTTGAACCATGATGAGGAGGAACCTGCCTCCTTTAAGCCGGCCAGGGAGAGGTTTGTTTGCAAAATCGGCATTGCAAAAGATGAAGCATTTCATTTTTATTACCAGGATAATTTTGACTTATTGGAGCAGGCGGGAGCCCAACTTGTTTTCTTCTCCCCGCTTCGCGATAAACAAATTCCTGATGTTGATGGGCTTTATTTTGGCGGAGGGTATCCGGAGGTTCATGCGGAAGTTTTGGCTGAGAACCTGCCAATGTTGCAGTCGATCCGGTGGTTTGCGGAAGAAGGGGGGCCGGTTTATGGGGAATGTGGCGGGCTGATGTACCTTTCGAAAGGGATTGAAACGGCGGAAGGAAAGTTTTTCCCGATGGCGGGTCTCCTTCCCGGACAGATTAAAATGGGCAAAAAGTTAAAAGCCCTTGGTTACCGCCAAATGATAAGCCTGAAAGATAATCTCCTTTTTCGCGCCGGAGAAAAAGCCAGAGGGCATGAATATCATTATTCCGAATGGCTGGAGGCTTTCCCGGATAAAGACCTGGTGGCCTGGCAGGCTGCTTATCAAGTGAAGCTACCGGCTTTGCCGGTGCGTAACGCGGGGCTCGGGGGCATCGGAGGACGCGAAGCGCCGCACGGGCCCCTGAATATAAATAAGTCCCGGGGGGGGGAGAATGAAAATTTCAAAGAAGAAGGTTTTTTCAGCGGTTCTGTTTTGGCCAGTTATGTTCACCTTCATTTTGCCTCTAATCCCTCGGCGGCATGCCGGTGGGTTTCAGCCTGTGAAGCTTATAGCAAAAGGATGAAACGATGAAAGGTGTCCATACAATTTCCGTCGCGTTTAAATTAATTATTTTTCTCCTGATCGGGGGCGTTTTCAGCCACGCTGTTTCAAAGGCTGAAGAGCTGGATCCTTCTTTACTCCTGAAAAAAATGGATGAGGTCTATGCACAAAGAGATCAGGCAGGAGCCCTGAAGAAAGGTGAGTCGCTCTGTGACCAGGCGTTGACGACAGACCTTCCCAAGGATGAGGTTTATTGGAGATTTTCCCGGCTTAAAGCCTGGCAAGGGTTTTTGTCTCAGGATCGTCCTTCCAGGTTAACTTTTTTTAAAGAAGCGGAAAGCCTGGCGAAAAAGGCGATAGACATAAACCCTCAAAATACCGAAGGCCATTTTTGGCTGGGGGTGGCTTATGGAAGAATCGGAGAGACCCAGGGGGTGTTAAAATCCTTTTTTTTAATAAAACCGATTCGGAAAGAAATGGACGAGGTTCTTAAATTAAACCCCAACCATGGGGGGGCCCACCATGTTTTAGGGGTGATGTATCATAAGCTTCCCTGGTTTAAAGGGGGATCCAACAAAAAATCTGTGGAAGAGTTCCAAAAAGCCATTGTTTTAAACGAAAACAACACCCTTTATCACCTTGATCTGGCAAAAACCTATCTGGCGATGAATCGGGAAGAAGAGGCCAACAAAGAATTGGAAGCGGTTATGACGATTGCCAATCCTTTTGATCCGGTGATGGCGGCCTTAAATAAAAAAGAAGCCCGTGCTTTATTAGGGGAATAAAGCGGGGGTTCAGGTCCGCCCAAGAACAGAGTTAGAAAGCTGTCATTGCGAACAAAGTGAAGCAATCTCAAGACTTTACGATAAGATTGCCACGCACCCTTCGGTGCTCGCAATGACATGATTAATAAGTGGGTGCGAAGTCTATCGCTGTTCTTGGGGTCCGTCTTTTTCTTGACTTGAAAGAAAGAATTAAGGTATTATTCATCATTTTTAGTCATTTTTTTATGGGTTCGAAATCAAGGCAGAAACAATTTTTAACAATCAAGGAAGTTCATCATGAAAATAGGCGTTCCTAAAGAGATTATTCCCCAAGAACGGCGGGTCGCCCTTATTCCGGAATCGATCAAACGGATTCTAAAAAAAGGGTTCGAAGTGGTCGTTGAAACCGGCGCGGGGGAGTTTGCCCTTATTCCGGACAGTGAATATGAAAAAGCAGGCGCAAAGGTGGTCTCTTCACCTGAGGCTCTTTATAGCGAGGCTGACGTGATCTTAAAAGTTCAACGGCCGGCTTTAAACACAAAATTAAATAAAGACGAAATTGACCTGATGAAAGAAGGGGCAGTTTTAATCGCGTTTTTACAGCCGGTTAATTTTCCTGACCTGATTCAAAAGATAGCGGCGCGAAATATCACCTCGTTTTCAATGGATGCCATTCCCCGAACGACCCTTGCCCAGAGTATGGATGCCTTAAGCTCCATGGCGACGGTGGCAGGTTATAAAGCCGTGATCACGGCGGCAAACGCCATTGGCAAGTTTTTCCCGATGTTTATGACAGCGGCAGGGACAATTGCTCCCGCCAAAGTCCTGATTCTGGGAGCCGGCGTTGCGGGTCTGCAGGCCATTGCCACGGCAAAACGTTTGGGCGGGGTGGTGGAAGTTTTTGATACACGTCCTGCGTGTAAAGAACAGGTGGAAAGCCTGGGTGTTAAGTTTATTGAACTTGATGTTAAGCATGAAGAAGCCCAGGACGCAGGGGGATATGCCAAACAGCTTTCAGAAGATGTGATTAATCAGGAAAAAGAATTGATTCAAAAACATATCCTCGCGGCAGACGTGGTGATTACCACGGCTCAAGTCTATGGGAAAAAAGCGCCTATCCTGATTACTGAATCGATGGTGAAAGAGATGAAAAAAGGGTCTTGCATCGTAGATCTGGCGGTTGAGCAGGGAGGAAATTGTGAGTTGAGCGAGCCGGGCAAAGAGGTCGTAAAACATGGTGTCATTATTAACGGGTTTATGAATATTCCAAGTTCGATGCCTGTCCATGCCAGCCAGATGTATTCCCGGAATCTTGAGAAGTTTTTATTCCATTTGACGAACGAAAAAGGCTTTAAGTTGGACATGAATGACGAAATTACCCATGGGTCTATCATTACCCATAAAGGGGAAATTCTTTATAGAAAAGTTAAGGAAGCTGTAGCAAAATAATCTACTGTTATTAATGTTTTTAGAGGTTGTTGAGAAGGAAAATTATGTTATCTCCATTCATGGTCGATATCTATGTCCTGATGCTCGCCGGGTTTGTTGGATTTGAGCTGATTCGAAAAGTTCCGCCGACCCTCCATACGCCGTTGATGTCTGGAACCAATGCCATTACCGGAATCTCGCTGGTCGGGGCTTTGGTGGCTGCCGGTCATCAAGGGGGAACCACAGCGACGATATTAGGATTACTTGCCGTGATCTCAGCCTCTATCAATGTCGTCGGCGGATTTATGCTGACCGACCGGATGTTAAAAATGTTTAAGAAGAAGGAAAAATAAGAGACATGGTTAACCATTTAATTGACATTGTCTATCTGATTTCATCTGTTTTAGTGATCATAGGAATAAAAAGACTCAATTCTCCGGATACCGCCCGTAGCGGGAATCTTTTTTCGACCCTGGCCATTTTTCTGGCCGTGGTGGTCACCCTTCTGAATAAGGAAATTGTCCAGTTTCATACGATTTTAATCGGGGCGGCGATTGGCGGCACCATTGGCGTGATTTTTGCCAGAATGGTTAAAATGACCGAAATGCCAGAGATGATCGCCATGTTAAACGGTTTTGGAAGCATCTCTTCAGCCTTAATCGGCATCACAGAGTTTTACCGGACGTTCCCCAATTCCGACGGATTTTCAGTGACCGCCATTATCCTTTCGGCCA
Protein-coding regions in this window:
- a CDS encoding NAD(P) transhydrogenase subunit alpha, translating into MLSPFMVDIYVLMLAGFVGFELIRKVPPTLHTPLMSGTNAITGISLVGALVAAGHQGGTTATILGLLAVISASINVVGGFMLTDRMLKMFKKKEK
- a CDS encoding Re/Si-specific NAD(P)(+) transhydrogenase subunit alpha, with translation MKIGVPKEIIPQERRVALIPESIKRILKKGFEVVVETGAGEFALIPDSEYEKAGAKVVSSPEALYSEADVILKVQRPALNTKLNKDEIDLMKEGAVLIAFLQPVNFPDLIQKIAARNITSFSMDAIPRTTLAQSMDALSSMATVAGYKAVITAANAIGKFFPMFMTAAGTIAPAKVLILGAGVAGLQAIATAKRLGGVVEVFDTRPACKEQVESLGVKFIELDVKHEEAQDAGGYAKQLSEDVINQEKELIQKHILAADVVITTAQVYGKKAPILITESMVKEMKKGSCIVDLAVEQGGNCELSEPGKEVVKHGVIINGFMNIPSSMPVHASQMYSRNLEKFLFHLTNEKGFKLDMNDEITHGSIITHKGEILYRKVKEAVAK
- a CDS encoding cobyrinate a,c-diamide synthase, with product MENSKIQRRKGVLIAGTHSGAGKTTVTLAILEALTRRGFSIQAFKAGPDYLDPTFHEIATGRPSRNLDGWMMGRENVLRSFRQNTQDVDFSVIEGVMGLYDGLRGRSEEGSSAQIAQWLSVPVILVLDAKGLARTAASVVSGCQKFDPGIQIQGVIFNRIGSKNHLEILKESVESYCKVKVLGGIPLDASMTIPERHLGLVQAKESLSEMMRKRLAEMAEANLQLDELLKMECLNHDEEEPASFKPARERFVCKIGIAKDEAFHFYYQDNFDLLEQAGAQLVFFSPLRDKQIPDVDGLYFGGGYPEVHAEVLAENLPMLQSIRWFAEEGGPVYGECGGLMYLSKGIETAEGKFFPMAGLLPGQIKMGKKLKALGYRQMISLKDNLLFRAGEKARGHEYHYSEWLEAFPDKDLVAWQAAYQVKLPALPVRNAGLGGIGGREAPHGPLNINKSRGGENENFKEEGFFSGSVLASYVHLHFASNPSAACRWVSACEAYSKRMKR